The sequence below is a genomic window from Thermanaerothrix sp..
CAGCTTCTGGCGGAGCTCGCTGAGCTCAGGGAGAGGGGAAAGGACAGGGCAAGGCTTGTGGTAAGCCGCAACGCCCACGTGGTGATGCCCTACCATAAGACGTTGGACGTTCTCTCCGAGAGGGAGAGGAGCGCTTCTCAGCGGATAGGCACCACCAGCCGCGGCATAGGCCCCTGCTACGTTGACAAGTTCGCCCGGGTGGGCATAAGGATAGGGGACCTTTTGGACGAGGACGTCCTGAGGGAGAAGCTGGCGCTTAACCTGGAGAGCAAGAACCTGCTTCTTACCCGCATATACGGTGAGAAGCCCTTGGCCATGGATGACCTGATGGATCGGGCGGTTCAGTGGGGGCGTCAGCTGGCGCCCTACGTTGGGGATGCTTACGTGGAGGTGAACCGGGCGCTGGATGAGGGCAAGGGGGTGCTCTTTGAGGGCGCCCAGGGCACGCTGCTTGACGTGGACTTCGGCACGTACCCTTACGTCACCAGCTCCAGCCCCACCTCCGGCGGGGCCTGCACGGGGGTTGGCGTGGGGCCAAACAGGATAGATCGGGTCATAGGGGGCGCCAAGGCCTACTGCACCAGGGTGGGAGAGGGCCCGTTCCCCACGGAGTTGAACTGTGAGATAGGCTCCAGGCTGAGGGAGGTGGGGAACGAGTACGGAGCCACCACCGGAAGGCCCAGGCGCTGCGGGTGGCTCGACCTGGTGGCCCTTAAGTACTCGGTGATGGTCAACGGCCTTGACGCCATAGCCCTCACCAAGCTGGATGTGCTGTCGGGACTTGAGCAGATAAAGGTGGCGGTGGAGTATAGGATAGACGGGGAATCCACGGGTTACTTCCCCACGGACCACAGGATGCTTTCCGTCGCTGAACCGGTGTACAAGACCCTTAAGGGCTTCACCGAGGACATCTCGGGGTGCCAGTCCTTTGACGACCTGCCGAAGGCCGCAAAGGATTACGTGGCCTTCGTAGAGGAGTTCTGCGGGGTTCCGGTGGTGCTCTTGGGGGTGGGCCCCGCCAGGGAGGCCACCATAATAAGGGGGCTATAAGGGGCTTGATAATAGGAGAGATCCGCTTTTGCGGGGTAGGGGACGTCCCCTGCCTGGAGGATCTGGATGTCATGTGCGGGTCCCCTGCGTGGAGCAGGGGACTCTTTCTTCATCACGTGGCCTCCGATGGGGGCGGTGCGGTGATAGGGATATTCCTGAAGGGAAAGCTCCGGGGGTTCCTTGTATTTGAGCTTCGGGGGGACGAAGCCTGGGTCATGAGGCTTGGGGTGCACAGGGACTTCAGGAGGCTTGGGCTGGGATCCCAGTTGATGTGCGCCATGGAGGTGATGGCCCTGGCCCAGGGGTGCGTGAGGGCCAAGCTCCACGTGCGTTCCTCCAACCGGGACGCCATGGGGTTCTACTCCGCCATGGGCTTCAGGCGGGTTGACGTGGTCGGAGGTTACTACTCCGACGGAGAGGACGGGGAGCTTTGGGAGGCGGAGCTGCCCTTCGGGCTGGAGGAACGCCTGTAGGGGCATCGCGGATCTTTACATGACCCGCACTGATCGTAGGCTGCCGCTTCCTCCCCGCTGCAGGAGGGGATCATAAGGGCGGAGAGCGAGTCCTCCGGCACCAGAATGTTCCCTTCCGTTAACCGTATTCCAAAAGCCTCTCCCCCAAGTCGGTCCGCAAGGTGCCTTTGAACCTCCAGGGGTATATCCCTGCCGGGAAAGAGAGATCGCGGACAAACCCCAAACAGGCGGTCAAACATGAGCCGGAAGAAGTTCACGGCCCTTTCAAGCCCCTCCATGGCGGCGCCGTTTCGTATCATCTGCTCCAACGGTGACGCGTAGGACAGCGGAAGGTCCTCCACGGCCCACACCAGAACCCCAAGGCACCGATTGTCCCCCGGCAGTTTTGGAAGGTCATGGCCCATGGCCCATTGAAAGGCCGAGAGGGGGAAGAATCCCCCGATCCCGTTAACCCTGAAGCGCAGGGCCCCCAGGACCTCAAGGGCCCGGTGGGAGGCTGGGAGCTTCATCCTTTGAGCCAAGGCCCTTGCGTCCCATGATGCGGGGGATAAACTGAACTGGAAGCTCAATAGTGTTTTCCCAGAAGGCATCCTCATGGTGATAGATTTTACCCTCCGGGAGGTGAAAGTAAATATGCCGGTTCTAAGAGTCCACAGGGGGGAATCCACGGTTCATCTGGAGCTCCCTAAGGGGGTCACGTTGCTTGAAGCCCTCAAGTCCTCGGGCTTTGCCCATGAGGTGGAGTCTCCCTGCGGAGGGTTGGGGCTGTGCGGGGGTTGTTCCGTCAGGGCCTTAGGCGGCCTATCCGATAGGTCCCCAAGGGAGGCCTTGCTGCCCGGCGGAGTGAGGCTCGCTTGCGTGGCCAGGCTCCTGGGGGACGCGGAGGTGTTCCTTGATGATCTTTCCTCACCTGTTCTTTCGACCACCAATGGACTTGACTCCTTAGACTTTACGATCGCCCCCCCATGCCGGGCGGTGCCCTTCCGATTGGACCTGCGCAGGGACCTCATGGCGGGATGCTCAAGCCTTGAGGAGTTCCTCGTCAGGGCTTGCTCGGTGCTTCCATATCCGTTGGAGGGGGTATTAGACGTTGCTTTGGAGGGGCTTGCCAGGATGCTTTCCCGCCGGGAGGGCGAGGCTCTGGCGTGGGTATTTGACCGCCGGATCGTGATGGTAGGCCACGTGGGTCTTACTCCCCTTGGCTTGGCGGTGGACCTGGGCAGCAGCACCATAGAGGTGGCGGCGGCGGACCTCTGCTCCGGTGAGGTTTTGGGCCGGTTGAGGGTGGAGAACCGTCAGCGCAGGCTTGGGGTTGACGTGGTTACCCGTATTACCCGGGCCCTGGAGGGTTTTAGCGATGAGCTATGGCGGCTTCTCGTCTCGTCCTTGGACGAAGCGGTGAAGGAGCTTCTTAAATCCCTGGGGGCGTCGGCGGACCGGGTGGTTCGCATTGTGGTTGGATGCAACACCGTCATGGGCGGTTTCCTTTTTAAGATCCCGCCGGCGGGGCTTTCGGAGAGGCCCTTTCTTCCCTGGACCTTGAGGAGCAGGACCGTTGAGGCCTTGGGGCTTGGGGTTAACCTGAGGTGTCCTTTGACGCTCCTCCCTTCCATCGGTGGTTTCGTGGGGTCCGATGCTCTGGCCTTTCTTTACCGGCACAAGGGGGAAGGCGTAAGGCTCCTTTTGGACCTTGGAACCAACGGGGAGGT
It includes:
- a CDS encoding ASKHA domain-containing protein, with amino-acid sequence MVIDFTLREVKVNMPVLRVHRGESTVHLELPKGVTLLEALKSSGFAHEVESPCGGLGLCGGCSVRALGGLSDRSPREALLPGGVRLACVARLLGDAEVFLDDLSSPVLSTTNGLDSLDFTIAPPCRAVPFRLDLRRDLMAGCSSLEEFLVRACSVLPYPLEGVLDVALEGLARMLSRREGEALAWVFDRRIVMVGHVGLTPLGLAVDLGSSTIEVAAADLCSGEVLGRLRVENRQRRLGVDVVTRITRALEGFSDELWRLLVSSLDEAVKELLKSLGASADRVVRIVVGCNTVMGGFLFKIPPAGLSERPFLPWTLRSRTVEALGLGVNLRCPLTLLPSIGGFVGSDALAFLYRHKGEGVRLLLDLGTNGEVLLWTPEEALGASTAAGPAFEGYGLSCGMPALPGAVHRVRLEDGDVKLDVIGGSAPKGVCGSGLVSSVSLMRGTGILDGSGRMDPSRDFKFQLGAGASLWITQRDVREFQLAKGAVRAAVETLLDEAGVGESQVDLCVVSGLFGGSLQVEDLIRVGMLPSRWKDRVRFSPHGVLEGLLSVLFGGEDALREVEELALRCRHVSLDRDDFKNRLLRCLDLGESDPV
- a CDS encoding adenylosuccinate synthase, coding for MKRRAEVIIGAQWGDEGKGRVVDALADRVDLVVRYQGGANAGHTVIAGGEKHVFHLLPSGMLYPGKTCVIGGGVVVDPDQLLAELAELRERGKDRARLVVSRNAHVVMPYHKTLDVLSERERSASQRIGTTSRGIGPCYVDKFARVGIRIGDLLDEDVLREKLALNLESKNLLLTRIYGEKPLAMDDLMDRAVQWGRQLAPYVGDAYVEVNRALDEGKGVLFEGAQGTLLDVDFGTYPYVTSSSPTSGGACTGVGVGPNRIDRVIGGAKAYCTRVGEGPFPTELNCEIGSRLREVGNEYGATTGRPRRCGWLDLVALKYSVMVNGLDAIALTKLDVLSGLEQIKVAVEYRIDGESTGYFPTDHRMLSVAEPVYKTLKGFTEDISGCQSFDDLPKAAKDYVAFVEEFCGVPVVLLGVGPAREATIIRGL
- a CDS encoding GNAT family N-acetyltransferase, whose translation is MIIGEIRFCGVGDVPCLEDLDVMCGSPAWSRGLFLHHVASDGGGAVIGIFLKGKLRGFLVFELRGDEAWVMRLGVHRDFRRLGLGSQLMCAMEVMALAQGCVRAKLHVRSSNRDAMGFYSAMGFRRVDVVGGYYSDGEDGELWEAELPFGLEERL